A part of Larkinella insperata genomic DNA contains:
- a CDS encoding lipase family protein: protein MTTNRICLWAFSMALLLASQAFCQSLKPGFDKAEYQQLMYVSARTGAIAPTYYGDIPEPKHFKRVYRSSVMGLDNLWDLWTDNQTTAVISIRGTTDKPESWIGNFYAAMVPAKGELKLTEKDVFKYELAANPKAAVHVGWLLGTAYLSKDILPKIDSCYKAGIRNMLIVGHSQGGAISFLLTSHLYNLQKQKVIPADIRFKTYCSAGPKPGNLYYAYEYEAMTQNGWAFNVVNSADWVPQTPMSIQTMNDYNDTNPFVNAKAIIKKQKFWQRIALNHVFNKLNRPTRKAQKNYEKYLGKMTSGIVRKSLKDFVPPDYYRSNDYVRTGATVVLLADAAYFGLFPDDPKTVFVHHFHKPYLYLLDKLSP, encoded by the coding sequence ATGACAACAAACCGGATTTGTTTATGGGCTTTCTCGATGGCCCTTCTGCTCGCCAGCCAAGCGTTTTGTCAGTCTTTAAAACCCGGTTTTGATAAGGCAGAATACCAGCAACTGATGTACGTATCGGCCCGGACGGGGGCCATAGCGCCCACTTATTATGGCGATATTCCCGAACCCAAACACTTCAAACGGGTGTATCGCTCGTCCGTTATGGGCCTTGACAACCTCTGGGATTTGTGGACCGACAACCAAACCACCGCCGTTATCAGCATCCGGGGCACAACGGACAAACCGGAGAGCTGGATTGGGAACTTCTACGCGGCCATGGTTCCAGCAAAGGGCGAGTTGAAGCTGACGGAAAAGGACGTGTTCAAGTACGAACTGGCCGCCAACCCGAAAGCCGCCGTACACGTGGGCTGGTTGCTCGGAACGGCGTATTTATCCAAAGACATTCTTCCCAAAATTGATTCCTGCTACAAAGCCGGCATCAGAAACATGCTTATTGTTGGCCACAGCCAGGGCGGTGCGATCAGTTTTTTACTGACCTCCCACCTGTACAATTTACAGAAACAGAAGGTAATTCCGGCCGATATACGTTTCAAAACGTACTGCAGCGCGGGGCCTAAACCGGGCAATCTGTACTATGCCTACGAGTATGAAGCCATGACGCAGAATGGCTGGGCGTTCAACGTGGTCAACTCGGCCGACTGGGTCCCCCAAACACCCATGTCCATCCAGACGATGAACGATTACAACGATACCAATCCGTTCGTTAATGCGAAGGCTATTATTAAAAAGCAGAAATTCTGGCAGCGAATTGCCCTGAATCACGTCTTTAACAAACTGAATCGCCCCACCCGCAAGGCTCAGAAGAACTACGAAAAATACCTGGGGAAGATGACATCCGGTATTGTCCGGAAAAGCCTCAAAGATTTCGTACCGCCTGATTATTACCGCAGTAATGATTACGTCAGAACCGGCGCGACCGTCGTCCTGCTGGCCGATGCAGCGTACTTCGGCCTCTTTCCCGACGACCCCAAGACCGTTTTTGTTCATCACTTTCACAAACCTTATTTGTACCTGCTGGACAAGCTGAGCCCGTAA
- a CDS encoding M3 family metallopeptidase, which produces MFTLRQMTHTAVLLAALSPALHAQPSPEKAKMSVNPLLQPFKTPHETVPFDQIKNEYYLPALKEAMTMGRQEIDAIATNSAAPTFENTVVALERAGQMVSRVSSVMFNLNGAETSPELQKIVREASPLLTEYGNDITLNEQLFKRIKTVYDQRAKLKLDGEDRMLLEKTYKSFARNGANLKAADKEKFRTINKELSQASLQFGENVLNETNEYTLEITDEKDLAGLPEFAREAAKATAKQKGKTGWVFTLQAPSYQPFMTYADNRDLRKKLFIAYNSRGFHSDKNDNQQLIGRMVQLRYDRAKLLGYKTHADFILEESMAGSPEKVKQFLSELAGYAKPVAEKQLAELTRYAKENGFKDERLERWDFGYYSEKLKKEKYALDDEILKPYFKLENVIEGVFTIANKLYGLTFKERKDIPVYNPEVKTYDVFDQDGKFLAVFYGDYFPREGKRSGAWMNDIQGQKMENGVNVRPHVVNVCNFTRPTETKPSLLTFNEVTTLFHEFGHGLHGILANGKYESLSGTSVYRDFVELPSQVMENWCYDPEALKLFAKHYETGEVIPNDLIEKIRASQNFMAGMANLTQLRYGLVDMYWHGNAPKGETVEQVESHVDSLVNLFPRVPGTAFSPAFSHIFAGGYSAGYYSYKWSEVLDADAFEFFREKGLSNREAADKFRKNVLEKGGTEKPMELYKKFRGREPSPQAMLRRSGLTL; this is translated from the coding sequence ATGTTTACACTTCGACAAATGACCCACACGGCTGTGCTGCTGGCGGCTCTAAGCCCGGCGCTACACGCCCAGCCCTCTCCAGAAAAAGCAAAAATGAGTGTTAATCCGTTATTGCAACCGTTCAAGACACCGCACGAAACGGTGCCTTTTGACCAGATTAAGAATGAGTATTACCTGCCGGCTCTGAAAGAAGCCATGACGATGGGCCGTCAGGAAATTGATGCCATCGCTACCAATTCAGCTGCGCCCACGTTTGAAAATACCGTTGTGGCCCTCGAACGCGCCGGACAGATGGTGAGCCGGGTGTCGTCGGTGATGTTTAACCTCAACGGTGCCGAAACCAGCCCCGAGTTGCAGAAAATCGTCCGGGAAGCGTCGCCTTTGCTGACGGAATACGGCAACGACATTACGCTGAATGAACAGCTTTTCAAGCGCATCAAAACCGTCTACGACCAGCGGGCCAAATTGAAACTGGACGGTGAAGACCGGATGCTGCTCGAAAAAACATACAAGAGCTTTGCCCGCAACGGGGCGAATCTGAAAGCCGCCGACAAAGAGAAATTCCGGACCATCAACAAGGAACTGTCGCAGGCGTCGTTGCAGTTTGGCGAGAACGTGCTGAACGAGACGAACGAATACACGCTGGAAATTACGGACGAAAAAGATCTGGCTGGTCTGCCGGAATTTGCCCGGGAAGCCGCCAAAGCCACGGCCAAGCAAAAAGGCAAAACCGGCTGGGTATTTACGCTGCAAGCCCCGAGCTACCAGCCGTTTATGACCTATGCCGACAACCGTGACCTGCGGAAAAAGCTCTTCATCGCGTACAACTCGCGCGGTTTCCACAGCGATAAAAACGACAACCAGCAACTGATCGGCAGAATGGTGCAACTGCGCTACGACCGCGCCAAACTGCTGGGCTATAAAACCCACGCCGACTTCATTCTGGAAGAAAGCATGGCCGGTTCGCCGGAGAAGGTGAAGCAATTTTTAAGTGAGCTCGCGGGCTACGCCAAACCCGTTGCCGAAAAGCAGCTGGCCGAACTGACCCGGTACGCCAAAGAAAACGGCTTCAAAGACGAACGACTTGAGCGCTGGGATTTTGGGTACTATTCCGAAAAACTAAAAAAAGAAAAATACGCCCTGGACGACGAAATCCTGAAACCGTATTTCAAGCTGGAAAACGTAATCGAGGGCGTTTTCACGATTGCCAACAAACTCTACGGGCTGACCTTCAAAGAACGGAAAGACATTCCCGTTTACAATCCGGAGGTGAAAACCTACGATGTGTTCGATCAGGACGGTAAATTTCTGGCGGTTTTTTACGGAGATTACTTCCCGCGGGAAGGCAAGCGCAGCGGGGCCTGGATGAATGACATTCAGGGCCAGAAAATGGAAAACGGCGTGAATGTTCGTCCGCACGTGGTCAATGTCTGCAACTTCACGCGCCCGACGGAAACGAAGCCGTCGCTGCTGACGTTCAACGAAGTAACCACGCTCTTCCACGAATTTGGACACGGTCTGCACGGCATCCTGGCCAACGGCAAATACGAAAGCCTGTCGGGCACGAGCGTATACCGTGATTTTGTAGAGCTGCCCTCGCAAGTGATGGAAAACTGGTGCTACGACCCGGAAGCCCTGAAACTGTTTGCCAAGCACTACGAGACGGGCGAAGTGATTCCAAACGACTTGATCGAAAAAATCCGCGCCAGCCAAAATTTCATGGCCGGAATGGCAAACCTGACGCAGCTGCGGTACGGTCTGGTGGATATGTACTGGCACGGCAACGCGCCCAAAGGAGAGACGGTTGAGCAGGTAGAGTCGCACGTGGATTCGCTGGTGAACCTGTTCCCGCGAGTACCCGGTACGGCGTTTAGCCCGGCGTTCTCGCACATCTTCGCGGGTGGTTACTCGGCGGGTTATTACAGTTACAAATGGTCGGAAGTGCTGGATGCCGATGCATTCGAATTCTTCAGGGAGAAAGGACTTTCAAACCGCGAGGCCGCTGATAAATTCCGCAAGAACGTGCTGGAAAAAGGCGGTACGGAAAAACCGATGGAGCTTTACAAGAAGTTTCGGGGCCGTGAGCCGTCTCCCCAGGCGATGCTGCGCCGGAGCGGATTAACGCTTTGA
- a CDS encoding DUF6909 family protein: MHTDFSPPLTRAQESRLAIERLYITMRHLFNRGFYKPSGVSGEEIRQALLTLRPEIYGSVNDPQRVELDGLVYVMDRLPKGIEACRVITLVSREGFEHSRFPVLVPAKRRRNCYRVDQEQMVIEVTNGRSEIYDILTHLTFMFMEADKIRQNVFLERGNKLREWEKLEAIIQSGGTVKEEERELALMYLSSILGRTFEETQQAFYRFAENAGTNSGLFQIVYGLGRTSVREIQEKNVDREINFTPMLRDRVGQHLYGERWANRIKQFILENGWQSRPIHIISANPHSVVNCLYAPAALSESTSWDNLFDLAYKLSQPAQQELRQQVTDYSSAHGLHELEDPGGTNLLVQLIDTARLDAKHLSKELAHDPKLIKSTQPLLLVMDYAFGEQAFETMDELLKPYDGDNPYALNVASISIMGKAGILTGDKGDLMIPNSHIFEGTADNYPLDNDFTKADFDGFGIDVYEGAMITVLGTSLQNKDILSYFKNSSWNAVGLEMEGAHYQKAIQSHAKIRGSVQPDIKIRYAYYASDNPLLTGATLASGSLGTLGVKPTYLITLKCLEKILGKSGETPPSPPS; this comes from the coding sequence ATGCACACCGATTTTTCGCCCCCACTGACCCGCGCCCAGGAGTCCCGCCTGGCCATCGAACGGCTTTACATCACCATGCGTCACCTGTTCAACCGGGGGTTTTACAAACCGTCGGGCGTATCGGGCGAAGAAATCCGGCAGGCGCTGCTGACGCTCCGGCCCGAAATTTACGGCTCGGTCAACGATCCGCAGCGGGTTGAACTCGACGGCCTGGTTTACGTCATGGACCGCCTGCCGAAAGGCATCGAAGCCTGCCGGGTCATTACGCTGGTATCGCGCGAAGGGTTTGAGCATTCGCGGTTTCCGGTGCTGGTGCCCGCCAAACGCCGTCGGAACTGTTACCGGGTCGATCAGGAACAAATGGTGATTGAAGTCACAAATGGCCGCTCCGAGATTTACGACATCCTGACGCACCTGACGTTTATGTTCATGGAAGCCGACAAAATCCGGCAAAACGTTTTTCTGGAACGCGGCAACAAACTCCGGGAATGGGAAAAGCTCGAAGCCATCATCCAGTCGGGCGGCACGGTGAAGGAAGAGGAACGCGAACTGGCCCTGATGTACCTGAGTTCGATTCTGGGCCGGACGTTCGAGGAAACCCAGCAGGCTTTCTACCGGTTTGCCGAAAACGCGGGCACCAACAGCGGTCTGTTCCAGATCGTGTACGGATTGGGCCGGACGTCGGTGCGGGAAATTCAGGAGAAGAACGTCGACCGCGAAATCAATTTCACCCCGATGCTGCGCGATCGTGTCGGGCAGCACCTGTACGGCGAACGGTGGGCCAACCGAATCAAGCAGTTTATTCTGGAAAACGGCTGGCAATCCCGCCCCATTCACATCATCAGCGCCAACCCGCACAGCGTCGTCAACTGCCTCTACGCTCCGGCGGCCCTGTCCGAATCCACCTCCTGGGACAACCTGTTTGACCTGGCCTACAAACTCAGCCAGCCCGCTCAGCAGGAACTCCGCCAGCAGGTTACCGACTACTCCAGCGCCCACGGCTTGCACGAACTGGAGGACCCGGGCGGCACCAACCTGCTCGTCCAGCTGATCGACACGGCCCGGCTCGACGCCAAACACCTGTCGAAAGAATTGGCGCACGATCCGAAACTCATCAAATCCACCCAGCCGCTTCTGCTGGTGATGGACTATGCCTTTGGCGAACAGGCCTTCGAAACCATGGACGAACTGCTGAAGCCCTACGACGGCGACAACCCCTACGCGCTGAATGTGGCCTCCATCTCGATCATGGGCAAAGCCGGTATCCTGACCGGCGATAAAGGCGACCTGATGATCCCAAATTCGCATATTTTTGAAGGCACGGCCGACAATTACCCGCTGGACAACGACTTCACCAAAGCCGATTTTGACGGTTTCGGCATCGATGTTTACGAAGGAGCCATGATTACGGTGCTGGGAACGTCCCTCCAGAACAAAGACATTCTGTCGTATTTCAAAAACTCCTCCTGGAACGCCGTAGGGCTGGAAATGGAAGGTGCGCATTACCAGAAAGCCATCCAGTCGCACGCCAAAATCCGGGGCAGCGTCCAGCCCGACATCAAGATCCGGTATGCCTATTATGCCTCCGACAATCCGCTGCTCACCGGCGCGACGCTGGCATCCGGTAGTCTGGGTACGCTGGGCGTAAAACCGACATACCTGATCACGTTAAAGTGTCTGGAAAAGATTCTGGGAAAAAGCGGAGAGACGCCCCCAAGCCCGCCCTCCTGA